The DNA region AGAGATTAGCTATAAGCAACTGCATCACGAAGTGTCGCGCTTTGCCAATGGTTTGAAGAAGCTGGGCGTGCAAAAAGGCGACCGAGTGGCGATTTATATGCCGATGGTGCCTGAGGCGGCGTATGCCATGTTGGCGTGTGCGCGCATTGGTGCGGTGCACACGGTTATTTTTGGCGGCTTCTCGCCGAATGCCATTGCTGACCGTGTGAATGACTGCGGTGTGAAAGTGATTGTAACGGCTGACGAAGGCCGTCGTGGTGGCAAGAGTACACCACTGAAAGCAAATGTTGATGAAGCCCTACGTGGCGGTCGTTGCGCAACGGTTGAAAAGGTTGTGGTAGCGAAGGTTACGCACGGCGAAACCGAATGGGACGACAGCCGTGATGTGGCGTGGGATCAGTTGGTGAAAGATGTGCCTGCTGAGTGCCAGCCAGAAGTGATGAATGCAGAAGACCCGCTGTTTATTTTGTATACCTCAGGTTCAACCGGTAAACCGAAGGGCGTGTTGCACACCACTGGTGGTTACATGGTGTATGCGTCAATGACGCACGAGTTAGTATTTGATTACCACGAAGACGATGTGTATTGGTGTGCGGCCGATGTGGGCTGGATTACAGGGCACAGTTATATTGTGTATGGTCCGTTAGCGAACGGCGCAACCACGCTGATTTTTGAAGGTCTGCCAACGTATCCGGGCGTGGGCCGTATTGGTGAAGTGGTTGATAAGCACAGTGTAAATATTCTGTACACCGCACCAACAGCGATTCGTGCGCTGATGTCAAAAGGCACCGCCGCGGCAGAAACCTCAACGCGTAAATCGTTGCGTACCTTGGGTTCCGTCGGTGAGCCGATTAACCCTGAGGCTTGGGAGTGGTATTACAAGGTGATTGGTGAGAGCCGTTGCCCGATTGTGGATACGTGGTGGCAAACCGAAACGGGCGGCATCATGATCACGCCATTACCGGGTGCGACTGATTTGAAACCAGGTTCAGCCACACGTCCATTCTTTGGTGTACAGCCAGCGTTGGTGGATGCTGATGGCAATGAGCTTGAGGGCGCGGTAGATGGCAACTTGGTGATTAAAGATTCGTGGCCAGGCCAAATGCGTACGCTTTGGGGTGACCACGAGCGCTTTGAGCAAACCTATTTCTCGGCGTATAAAAATATGTACTTCACTGGTGACGGTGCACGTCGTGATGAAGATGGCTTCTTCTGGATCACCGGCCGTGTCGATGACGTGTTGAACGTGTCGGGTCACCGTTTGGGTACGGCGGAAATTGAATCGGTGCTGGTGGAGCATGAGAAGATTTCTGAAGCGGCAGTTGTGGGGTATCCGCACGACGTGAAGGGTCAG from Pseudidiomarina andamanensis includes:
- the acs gene encoding acetate--CoA ligase, whose amino-acid sequence is MQHDVYKVPADAKARALVNNEQYLAMYEQSVKDPEGFWREQGQRISWFSPYTKVKNTSFAPGNVSIKWFEDGTLNACYNCVDRHLAERGDKTAIIWEGDDPSVSEEISYKQLHHEVSRFANGLKKLGVQKGDRVAIYMPMVPEAAYAMLACARIGAVHTVIFGGFSPNAIADRVNDCGVKVIVTADEGRRGGKSTPLKANVDEALRGGRCATVEKVVVAKVTHGETEWDDSRDVAWDQLVKDVPAECQPEVMNAEDPLFILYTSGSTGKPKGVLHTTGGYMVYASMTHELVFDYHEDDVYWCAADVGWITGHSYIVYGPLANGATTLIFEGLPTYPGVGRIGEVVDKHSVNILYTAPTAIRALMSKGTAAAETSTRKSLRTLGSVGEPINPEAWEWYYKVIGESRCPIVDTWWQTETGGIMITPLPGATDLKPGSATRPFFGVQPALVDADGNELEGAVDGNLVIKDSWPGQMRTLWGDHERFEQTYFSAYKNMYFTGDGARRDEDGFFWITGRVDDVLNVSGHRLGTAEIESVLVEHEKISEAAVVGYPHDVKGQGIYVYVSAMAGTEITDELTKEVRDWVRKELSPIATPDFIHWTADLPKTRSGKIMRRILRKIAANEFENLGDTSTLADPSVVDSLIENRLNK